The Sedimentisphaera salicampi genome includes a region encoding these proteins:
- a CDS encoding DNA topoisomerase VI subunit B — MSDKTSNTLLDQPKNRNTASGKKKTGATAETMAGKQRDISISEFFAKNRHLLGFDNPKKALLTTIKEAVDNALDACEEAHILPEIYISIKQITENKYQVVIRDNGPGIVKRQVPNIFARLLYGSKFHSLKMSRGQQGIGISAAGMYGLITTGEPVEVVSRTSSKHHGYYCKLKIDTAKNRPVIVEEGQEEDFPHSTGTAVKIILEGRYNKGRQSVDEYIVQTAMANPHAIITYDSPDGEHYEYQRQSSEMPFIPIEIKPHPYGVEVGMLYQMAQDSKTKKLPEFLNKEFSRVSVNLAKKITKDAGLSLSLKPSKASLPEIDQLHKVVNETKIMAPSTSCIGPIGEERLEEGIRRVVEADFYATCTRKPSVYRGNPFLVEAALAYGFQNGSDKDSSDEDTKQLMQLKRIANRVPLLYQQSAGAIHKAVLDINWRNYALSQSKGALPAGPLILMVHVASVWVPFTSESKEAIAHYPEIIKEIKLAVQECGRKLGVYLRRQKKIKQELAKRSYIKTYLPHIGDALKDILELSDPETEDVVAKLADTLERSRKF, encoded by the coding sequence ATGAGTGATAAAACATCTAATACACTTTTAGATCAGCCGAAAAACAGGAATACAGCGTCTGGGAAGAAGAAAACCGGTGCAACAGCCGAAACGATGGCCGGCAAGCAGCGGGACATAAGCATAAGTGAATTTTTTGCCAAAAACCGCCACCTCCTCGGTTTTGACAATCCGAAAAAGGCGCTGCTAACTACAATAAAAGAGGCCGTTGACAACGCCTTGGATGCGTGCGAGGAGGCGCATATCCTGCCTGAGATTTATATATCAATCAAGCAGATTACCGAAAACAAATATCAGGTTGTAATACGGGATAACGGACCTGGGATCGTGAAAAGGCAGGTGCCGAATATCTTTGCCCGCCTCCTGTACGGCAGTAAATTCCACTCGCTCAAAATGAGCCGCGGGCAGCAGGGCATTGGTATAAGCGCTGCTGGTATGTACGGCCTTATCACTACCGGCGAGCCTGTGGAGGTGGTATCGAGGACGAGCTCAAAACACCACGGCTACTACTGCAAGCTGAAGATCGATACAGCCAAGAACAGACCCGTGATAGTGGAAGAGGGTCAGGAGGAAGATTTTCCCCATTCCACGGGGACAGCCGTTAAGATAATCCTTGAGGGCAGGTACAACAAAGGCAGGCAGTCTGTGGATGAGTATATCGTGCAGACAGCTATGGCAAACCCGCATGCAATAATCACTTACGATTCCCCCGACGGCGAACACTACGAATACCAGCGGCAGAGCAGTGAGATGCCGTTTATCCCAATCGAGATAAAGCCCCATCCCTACGGCGTGGAGGTTGGGATGCTCTATCAGATGGCTCAGGACAGCAAAACAAAAAAACTGCCCGAATTTCTCAACAAGGAGTTTTCAAGGGTTAGCGTTAATCTTGCAAAAAAGATTACAAAAGATGCAGGTCTGAGCCTTTCGCTCAAGCCCTCGAAGGCGAGCCTGCCCGAGATAGATCAGCTCCATAAAGTTGTAAACGAAACAAAGATTATGGCACCCTCCACAAGCTGCATCGGACCAATCGGGGAAGAGCGGCTCGAAGAGGGGATAAGGCGGGTTGTGGAAGCAGATTTCTATGCAACCTGCACGCGAAAGCCCAGTGTTTACAGGGGAAATCCTTTCCTTGTGGAAGCAGCTCTTGCATACGGGTTCCAGAACGGAAGTGATAAAGACAGCAGCGACGAGGATACTAAGCAGCTTATGCAGCTAAAACGCATTGCAAACCGTGTGCCCCTGCTTTATCAGCAGTCTGCCGGTGCGATACACAAGGCAGTGCTGGATATTAACTGGCGCAACTACGCTCTGAGCCAGAGCAAAGGGGCCTTGCCCGCAGGCCCGCTTATTCTGATGGTGCATGTGGCCTCGGTGTGGGTGCCGTTTACCAGCGAAAGCAAGGAAGCGATCGCCCATTACCCCGAGATAATCAAGGAGATTAAGCTCGCTGTTCAGGAGTGCGGCAGAAAACTCGGGGTGTATCTCAGGCGGCAGAAAAAAATCAAACAGGAACTGGCAAAACGAAGCTACATCAAAACCTACCTCCCCCATATCGGCGACGCGCTGAAGGACATACTGGAACTCTCAGACCCAGAGACAGAGGATGTTGTGGCTAAATTAGCCGATACGCTTGAGCGTTCGAGGAAGTTTTAG
- the mnmG gene encoding tRNA uridine-5-carboxymethylaminomethyl(34) synthesis enzyme MnmG produces MAKHKKYDCIIIGGGHAGIEAAGVCANMGADTLLVTIRFDSIGEMSCNPSIGGIGKGQLTREIDALGGVMALAIDHAGIQFRLLNRSKGPAVQSPRAQADKTAYKRFTQDYLASLDNLEIAEGNAAEILTEDGKAAGIRTTDGRVYSGKAVIVTAGTFLRGLMHIGEERIPGGRRGEEPANELSESLRGLGLSIERLKTGTPVRLDSSTIDYSKTERQDGDENPRPFSFMNERIEQKQVCCWITYTNPAVHELLRENMERAPLYSGQINSTGPRYCPSIETKIMRFPDKQNHQIFIEPETAEELTMYPNGISTSVPRDVQESMLRQIPGFENARVVHYGYAIEYDYCPATQLKITFETKNVSGLYLAGQVCGTSGYEEAAAQGLYAGVNAVRQMRGEEPFIIRRDQAYIGVMVDDLLTKHITEPYRMFTSRAEYRLTLRADNADRRLTPLAREAGLISEQRWQRYQKKIADIQAVEKYLKTTRTAGRSLWQQLQQPDNPLRQNLKSDEVIAAMNPPEEVLEAVMIDAKYEGYLSRQERLVKGLSSLEKVLLPADIDYFSVPHLRSEAKERLTEIKPHNLGQASRIGGITPADITVLQVYMKAAGKTA; encoded by the coding sequence ATGGCAAAACACAAAAAATACGACTGCATAATAATCGGCGGCGGGCATGCCGGCATTGAGGCGGCGGGTGTCTGCGCAAATATGGGAGCAGATACCCTTCTAGTAACGATCCGCTTCGATTCAATCGGCGAGATGAGCTGCAATCCTTCGATTGGCGGTATCGGCAAGGGGCAGCTCACCCGTGAGATAGACGCCCTCGGCGGGGTGATGGCTCTGGCGATAGACCACGCGGGTATTCAGTTCCGCCTTTTGAACCGCTCGAAAGGGCCTGCTGTGCAGTCTCCCAGAGCCCAAGCAGACAAAACCGCATACAAAAGGTTTACGCAGGATTATCTCGCCTCGCTGGATAATCTTGAGATAGCAGAAGGCAATGCCGCAGAGATTCTAACTGAAGACGGGAAAGCTGCCGGCATACGCACCACAGACGGACGTGTTTACAGCGGCAAGGCGGTAATAGTTACTGCGGGGACATTCCTCCGCGGCCTTATGCACATCGGCGAGGAACGCATCCCGGGCGGCCGGCGGGGCGAAGAACCTGCCAACGAGCTCAGCGAAAGCCTCCGTGGCCTCGGGCTCTCAATCGAGCGGCTCAAAACCGGCACTCCAGTTCGTCTCGACTCCTCAACAATAGACTACAGCAAAACAGAGCGGCAGGACGGCGATGAAAATCCGAGACCGTTTTCGTTTATGAACGAGCGGATAGAGCAAAAGCAGGTCTGCTGCTGGATAACATACACAAACCCGGCAGTTCACGAGCTGCTTCGGGAAAATATGGAACGCGCGCCGCTCTATTCAGGCCAGATTAATTCCACCGGTCCTCGATACTGCCCGAGCATTGAAACCAAGATTATGCGTTTTCCGGACAAGCAAAATCATCAGATTTTCATTGAGCCGGAAACGGCCGAAGAGCTTACGATGTATCCAAACGGAATCAGCACATCTGTGCCGCGAGATGTGCAGGAAAGTATGCTCAGGCAGATTCCGGGCTTTGAGAATGCAAGGGTAGTTCATTACGGATATGCGATTGAATACGACTACTGCCCCGCCACTCAGCTGAAAATCACCTTCGAAACCAAAAACGTATCCGGCCTTTATCTTGCAGGTCAGGTATGCGGAACCTCCGGCTACGAAGAGGCAGCGGCGCAGGGGCTTTATGCCGGCGTGAATGCCGTAAGGCAGATGCGGGGCGAGGAGCCTTTCATAATAAGGCGGGATCAGGCCTATATCGGGGTGATGGTGGATGATCTGCTCACAAAACACATTACCGAGCCTTACAGGATGTTCACCTCCCGAGCCGAATACCGGCTCACCCTCCGCGCAGACAATGCAGACCGCCGGCTAACACCTTTAGCACGCGAGGCCGGCCTCATCAGCGAGCAGAGATGGCAGAGGTATCAGAAGAAGATTGCTGATATTCAGGCCGTTGAGAAATATCTCAAAACCACAAGAACCGCAGGGCGTTCTCTCTGGCAGCAGCTTCAGCAGCCGGATAACCCGCTCAGGCAAAACCTCAAAAGCGATGAGGTGATAGCGGCTATGAACCCGCCTGAGGAGGTTTTGGAGGCAGTGATGATTGATGCCAAATACGAAGGCTATCTCAGCAGGCAGGAAAGGCTCGTGAAGGGGCTAAGCAGCCTTGAGAAGGTTCTTCTGCCTGCAGATATTGATTATTTCAGCGTTCCGCACCTGCGAAGCGAAGCGAAGGAAAGGCTAACGGAAATAAAGCCGCACAACCTCGGACAGGCAAGCAGAATTGGCGGAATAACTCCGGCAGACATAACCGTTCTGCAGGTGTATATGAAAGCAGCAGGCAAAACTGCTTGA
- a CDS encoding sugar porter family MFS transporter, which produces MQHKRLFLWSVTASLAGFLFGFDTIVISGAEQKIEEVWNLGSGMHGICMSAALWGTVLGALVGGMPAEKFGRRKTLIWIGVLYLLSAIGSGMAPDKYFFIISRFIGGIGVGIATIASPMYISEIAPAGLRGRLAGMFQFNIVFGILVAFLSNYLIGKYMDESIAWRWMLGIEALPALIYSLMCLMICESPRWLIVHGGKRQEGIRVFSEINPDMSEQELNSLADSVEESSEIETKPSLLGQKQQKAKFFTSKLKIPIMLAFLVAFFNQLSGINAILYFAPRIFEWTGLGESAALLKSVGIGITNLIFTYVGLYLIDKFGRRTLLYIGSFGYIASLGLCSWAFSVENYAIVPACIFAFIAAHAVGQGAVIWVLISEIFPNRFRSAGQSLGSFTHWFFAASLTLVFPKMAEALEPAAIFGFFCFMMILQLVWVKTMVPETKGVSLEEMQKKLGIQ; this is translated from the coding sequence ATGCAACACAAACGTTTGTTTCTATGGTCTGTAACGGCATCTTTGGCCGGTTTTTTATTCGGTTTCGATACGATTGTTATCTCCGGCGCCGAGCAGAAAATCGAAGAGGTATGGAATTTGGGCTCCGGGATGCACGGTATTTGCATGAGTGCTGCTTTATGGGGCACTGTGCTCGGGGCTCTTGTAGGCGGTATGCCCGCCGAGAAATTCGGGCGCAGGAAGACACTGATATGGATTGGTGTGCTGTATCTTCTTTCTGCAATCGGTTCGGGAATGGCCCCGGATAAATACTTCTTCATAATCTCGCGGTTTATCGGCGGAATAGGTGTAGGCATAGCTACGATAGCCTCACCTATGTATATCTCTGAAATTGCCCCTGCCGGGCTTCGAGGCCGGCTTGCTGGTATGTTCCAGTTCAACATTGTATTCGGGATATTGGTGGCCTTCCTCTCGAATTACCTTATCGGCAAATATATGGATGAATCAATCGCCTGGAGGTGGATGCTGGGGATTGAAGCGCTGCCCGCTCTTATTTACAGTCTGATGTGTCTTATGATTTGTGAGAGCCCCCGGTGGCTTATCGTTCACGGAGGCAAACGACAAGAGGGCATCAGGGTGTTCAGCGAGATTAACCCCGATATGTCTGAGCAGGAGCTCAATTCGCTCGCTGATTCAGTGGAAGAAAGCTCCGAGATTGAAACAAAGCCTTCCCTGCTCGGTCAGAAACAGCAAAAGGCTAAGTTTTTCACCTCAAAGCTAAAGATCCCGATTATGCTCGCTTTTCTCGTTGCGTTTTTCAACCAGCTCTCTGGAATCAACGCAATACTCTACTTTGCCCCGAGGATTTTCGAATGGACAGGCCTTGGCGAAAGCGCAGCTCTGCTGAAGTCCGTAGGCATTGGAATAACAAATCTCATATTTACGTATGTAGGGCTGTATCTGATAGACAAATTCGGCAGAAGAACGCTTCTGTATATCGGCTCATTCGGATATATCGCATCTCTCGGTTTGTGCTCGTGGGCGTTTTCCGTTGAGAATTATGCAATCGTTCCGGCATGCATATTTGCGTTTATCGCTGCTCACGCAGTAGGGCAGGGTGCAGTAATCTGGGTTCTGATAAGCGAGATCTTCCCGAACCGCTTCAGGTCTGCGGGGCAGTCTCTGGGCAGCTTTACCCACTGGTTCTTCGCCGCCTCGCTTACGCTTGTGTTCCCGAAGATGGCCGAGGCCCTCGAGCCGGCAGCAATATTCGGATTCTTCTGCTTTATGATGATTCTCCAGCTTGTCTGGGTTAAAACTATGGTGCCGGAAACAAAAGGCGTTTCGCTTGAGGAAATGCAGAAAAAATTGGGAATTCAGTAA
- a CDS encoding type II secretion system protein produces the protein MKSLKNGFTLIELLVVIAIIAFLMSVLIPPAYDLTGVCRVNIEDFSQIAMS, from the coding sequence ATGAAGAGTCTAAAAAACGGCTTCACATTAATTGAATTACTGGTTGTTATCGCAATCATAGCATTTCTTATGTCAGTGCTTATTCCGCCTGCTTACGACCTAACAGGAGTCTGCCGCGTGAATATTGAAGATTTCAGCCAAATAGCAATGAGCTGA
- a CDS encoding SIR2 family NAD-dependent protein deacylase, with product MLEEKAEIFIDKLKKADNAVVLTGAGVSTSSGIPDFRSKNGLYSKISEDTFNLDNFLTNPMEYYKTALEYIHPLADSEPNVAHKMLAELESRGLIEAVITQNIDNLHQKAGSKNVIEFHGNINSFFCTGCGKQYTREAVEESAAAGKLPECTECGRMIRPGVVFFGDPIPEEALTYSYRLASECGAFAAIGSSLCVMPASNLPLIAMQGGADVFVINREQVYPDHMTKYNFTVDITEFSEAVLDFLGQSS from the coding sequence ATGCTTGAAGAGAAGGCAGAAATATTTATTGATAAGCTTAAAAAGGCAGATAACGCAGTTGTCCTTACAGGTGCGGGAGTTTCAACGAGTTCAGGGATCCCCGATTTCCGCTCTAAAAACGGGCTCTATTCCAAGATCTCTGAAGACACCTTCAATCTCGACAACTTCCTCACAAACCCGATGGAATATTACAAAACCGCCCTTGAATACATCCACCCGCTTGCGGATTCAGAGCCGAATGTGGCCCATAAGATGCTCGCAGAGCTTGAAAGCAGAGGCCTTATCGAGGCGGTGATAACCCAAAACATAGACAACCTCCATCAGAAGGCCGGCTCGAAAAATGTTATTGAGTTCCACGGGAATATAAACAGCTTCTTCTGCACCGGCTGCGGGAAGCAGTACACTCGTGAGGCGGTGGAGGAATCTGCGGCTGCCGGCAAGCTGCCTGAATGCACCGAATGCGGCAGGATGATACGCCCGGGTGTGGTGTTTTTCGGAGACCCAATCCCCGAAGAAGCCCTCACCTATTCATACCGCCTTGCCTCTGAGTGCGGGGCATTTGCTGCGATCGGCTCCTCGCTTTGCGTTATGCCGGCATCCAACCTGCCGCTTATTGCAATGCAGGGCGGAGCGGACGTGTTTGTCATAAACCGCGAGCAGGTGTATCCTGATCATATGACCAAATACAATTTCACTGTGGATATAACGGAATTTTCCGAAGCGGTTTTAGATTTTCTCGGCCAATCGAGCTGA
- a CDS encoding carbohydrate kinase family protein, giving the protein MENSFKTPFSIVGIGEILFDNLPSGRRLGGAPANFAIHCSLLGAESKVVSSVGKDACGREIIEQLKAKGLNTSCISVNEHPTGSVEVKLSPEGHPEYIINENAAWDYISLNRQTLEVAENCDAVCFGSLAQRNETSRKSILQFLDAAGKNCFKVFDVNVRQHYYSKEIIENSLKLANILKLNDEELNLFQQMFALKDKKLKAIDYLLDTFDLELVALTLGDKGSVMVSKDDISLIKAEPAEVKDTVGAGDCFTAVMVYSLLCRLSIEEANEFASRAASFVCSQDGATPRLPENILAEMKNRQKNTLQK; this is encoded by the coding sequence ATGGAAAACAGCTTCAAAACCCCTTTCAGTATAGTTGGTATCGGGGAAATATTGTTTGACAACCTCCCGAGCGGCAGGCGGCTCGGGGGAGCGCCAGCGAATTTCGCAATACACTGCTCGCTTCTTGGGGCTGAGAGCAAAGTTGTAAGCTCTGTAGGGAAAGACGCTTGCGGCAGGGAAATAATAGAGCAGCTTAAAGCCAAAGGGCTCAATACAAGCTGCATATCGGTAAATGAACACCCCACCGGCAGCGTTGAGGTGAAGCTCTCTCCAGAAGGGCACCCTGAATACATAATAAATGAAAACGCAGCATGGGATTATATCTCACTCAACCGGCAAACATTAGAGGTAGCGGAAAACTGCGATGCAGTATGTTTCGGCAGCCTTGCCCAGAGAAACGAGACTTCGAGAAAGTCTATTCTTCAATTCTTGGATGCGGCCGGCAAAAATTGCTTTAAGGTGTTTGATGTGAATGTGCGCCAGCATTACTACAGCAAAGAAATCATAGAAAATTCGCTCAAACTTGCCAATATACTCAAGCTCAACGACGAAGAGCTCAATTTATTCCAGCAGATGTTCGCCCTTAAGGATAAAAAACTGAAGGCCATAGATTATCTGCTTGATACATTCGATCTCGAACTAGTCGCTTTGACTTTAGGTGATAAAGGAAGCGTTATGGTCAGTAAGGATGATATATCTCTGATTAAAGCTGAGCCGGCAGAAGTTAAGGATACCGTTGGGGCGGGGGACTGCTTCACTGCTGTTATGGTGTACAGCCTGCTTTGCAGGCTAAGCATTGAAGAGGCAAATGAGTTTGCCTCGAGGGCAGCGAGTTTTGTATGTTCGCAGGACGGAGCAACACCCCGTCTTCCGGAAAATATTTTGGCTGAAATGAAAAATCGCCAAAAAAATACTCTACAAAAATAA
- a CDS encoding GH32 C-terminal domain-containing protein: protein MLKCSTLKLFPCIALAFLLAVFSVRGKVLAYESSESEGKITDKTLVVWSSPSTLSQRGGSALTINDITIDRFDGIVFAELNPKVWMPGSNNHSRTHQEQQGWKKETADPNEFVQIAIVYEGKEVTVYRNSEHYASYTMSGEPYTFTDNNTAILMGPRHIGIDDYFKGRIKDARIYDKPLNKATIASMKPGKSTDIKPWAWWDFSNTGTYEKTGRFNSVQLLGGAKVKDGALVLLDDGAKMFATIENDSFVPIPSNWSKEDPMVPEPVVRSSRLLREKLLSDPYRPGYHFCPPEGNGMPGDANGCFFANGRYHLMYLYERAGVGFSWGHISSLDLVHWRHHPDSIGPGNGDLGCFSGGGFVDDNGVAYLSYWMLWGAKGIGIAKSDDRHYSNWEKLKSNPVIQSTEWGITEKTKNSGDKIIYGSADPSNIWKKDGKYYMVTGNLLVLKKYGLKPDSPEDMKGDRVYLFESEDLKDWKYKGIFYERNPEWTCDDEDNMCPSFLPLPSSPVGGKPSGKYLLLFISHNKGCQYYIGDYDKKNDQFIPTNHGRMTWVDNDYFAPEALIDDQGRQIMWAWLKDNPEDEYKRKGWSGVYGLPRSLWVSDDGTLRMRPVKELQKLRYNEKKWSNISLSSGKTKKLKGVVGDSCELEIVFNNITSDQIGVKVRKSPNGEEETLLYYDRNKKELVFDPTESGIDGWLNIERAPLELKRDEKLKLRVFVDKSVIEIYANDRQAICRRVYPGRSDSLGVELFSKGGKAKIESVKAWEMMPSNPY from the coding sequence ATGCTCAAATGCTCAACGCTCAAATTATTTCCGTGCATAGCTTTGGCTTTCCTTTTAGCCGTATTTTCAGTAAGAGGGAAGGTGCTTGCTTATGAATCTTCTGAGAGCGAAGGTAAGATAACTGACAAAACACTTGTGGTTTGGTCTTCTCCGTCAACTCTCTCTCAACGGGGTGGTTCTGCTCTCACAATTAATGATATCACTATTGATAGATTTGACGGGATCGTCTTTGCCGAACTAAACCCCAAAGTTTGGATGCCTGGCAGTAATAATCACTCAAGAACTCATCAGGAGCAGCAAGGGTGGAAAAAAGAAACTGCCGATCCTAATGAATTTGTTCAAATAGCAATTGTTTACGAAGGTAAAGAAGTTACTGTTTACCGAAACAGTGAACATTATGCCAGCTATACCATGTCAGGCGAACCTTATACCTTCACTGACAATAATACCGCAATTTTAATGGGTCCAAGACATATTGGAATAGATGATTATTTCAAGGGACGTATAAAGGATGCGCGAATTTATGATAAACCCCTTAATAAGGCCACAATCGCCTCAATGAAACCGGGTAAGTCAACTGATATCAAGCCTTGGGCTTGGTGGGATTTTTCAAATACTGGTACTTATGAAAAAACAGGGCGATTCAATTCAGTTCAATTGCTGGGTGGAGCAAAAGTCAAAGATGGGGCATTAGTACTTTTAGATGACGGCGCCAAGATGTTCGCTACGATAGAAAATGATTCTTTTGTACCCATTCCATCTAATTGGTCAAAAGAGGATCCGATGGTTCCGGAGCCTGTAGTTAGATCAAGCAGATTGTTGAGAGAAAAATTGCTGAGTGATCCATATCGCCCAGGGTACCACTTCTGCCCCCCTGAAGGCAATGGTATGCCAGGGGATGCAAATGGCTGTTTTTTTGCTAATGGACGATATCATTTAATGTATTTGTATGAACGCGCAGGTGTGGGATTCTCATGGGGACATATCTCCAGCCTTGATCTCGTGCACTGGAGACATCATCCCGATTCAATCGGACCTGGTAATGGAGATCTTGGATGTTTCAGTGGTGGTGGTTTCGTTGATGACAATGGGGTTGCTTACCTTTCTTACTGGATGTTGTGGGGGGCAAAAGGAATCGGTATCGCAAAAAGCGATGACCGTCATTACAGCAATTGGGAAAAACTTAAATCGAACCCGGTTATTCAATCCACGGAGTGGGGAATTACTGAAAAAACTAAAAATAGCGGTGATAAGATAATTTATGGTTCTGCCGATCCGTCTAATATCTGGAAAAAGGACGGTAAGTACTATATGGTTACAGGTAATTTACTGGTGCTGAAAAAATATGGTCTTAAGCCTGATTCTCCGGAGGACATGAAAGGTGACCGTGTTTATCTGTTTGAATCAGAAGATCTTAAGGATTGGAAGTATAAAGGTATTTTCTACGAACGTAATCCTGAGTGGACCTGTGATGATGAAGATAATATGTGTCCCAGTTTTTTACCTCTACCATCCAGTCCAGTGGGTGGAAAACCCAGTGGTAAATATCTATTGTTATTCATAAGCCATAACAAAGGGTGTCAGTATTACATAGGAGATTATGATAAAAAGAACGATCAATTTATCCCGACTAATCATGGCCGCATGACCTGGGTTGATAATGATTACTTTGCCCCTGAAGCATTGATAGACGATCAAGGAAGGCAAATTATGTGGGCATGGTTGAAGGACAACCCTGAGGATGAATATAAAAGAAAGGGCTGGTCTGGTGTTTACGGCTTGCCGCGTTCTTTATGGGTGAGTGATGATGGTACATTGCGAATGCGCCCCGTAAAAGAACTCCAAAAGCTTCGTTATAACGAGAAAAAATGGAGTAACATCTCGCTTAGCAGTGGTAAAACTAAAAAACTCAAAGGCGTAGTGGGTGATTCATGTGAATTGGAAATAGTCTTTAATAATATAACTTCTGATCAAATTGGAGTAAAAGTGCGAAAGTCCCCTAATGGTGAAGAAGAAACGTTGTTATATTATGATCGCAATAAAAAAGAACTCGTATTTGACCCAACAGAAAGCGGTATTGATGGTTGGCTTAACATTGAACGAGCACCTCTGGAGTTAAAACGGGATGAGAAGTTGAAACTGCGTGTGTTCGTTGATAAATCGGTAATTGAAATATATGCAAATGACCGTCAGGCCATCTGTCGGAGGGTATATCCCGGCCGCAGCGACAGTCTTGGAGTAGAACTGTTTAGTAAAGGCGGTAAGGCAAAAATTGAAAGTGTGAAGGCTTGGGAAATGATGCCTTCTAATCCATATTGA
- a CDS encoding substrate-binding domain-containing protein: MEIDKEADLHVSSRQKFYRVYKSLKEKIENNSFGKTNKLPTEVELAEIYDVSRPTVAKALDLLRSSGYIERVSGTGTFVRYNAKKDTKNFALLIPGLGETEIFESICGHMSHLAEVENFNLIWTGSMQEDARMRREHIKSLAQRYITQQHIDGVFFCPLELISEKDLVNQEIADLFENANIPIVLMDRDISAFPERSSYDLVSVDNFRLAFVLAKHMLNQGCRTLRFLARPYSAPSVKMRIYGFRQALLEEGISAGDENIIIENISSEGFAERLLGGTEKPGILCANDTTASELMHVLERGGWKIPQDVKVAGVDDVRYAKFLRVPLTTYRQPVKEIAKEAVELMLSRVQKPNQSARKVVLSGELVVRESTY, translated from the coding sequence ATGGAAATTGATAAAGAAGCGGATCTTCATGTAAGCTCAAGGCAGAAGTTCTACAGGGTTTACAAGTCCTTAAAGGAGAAGATTGAAAACAACTCTTTCGGCAAGACAAACAAGCTGCCCACTGAGGTTGAGCTTGCCGAGATTTATGATGTTTCGAGGCCTACTGTTGCGAAGGCTCTTGATCTTCTCCGGTCTTCGGGGTATATAGAGCGCGTAAGCGGTACGGGCACCTTTGTGCGGTACAACGCAAAGAAGGACACCAAAAACTTCGCACTTTTGATACCCGGGCTTGGTGAAACAGAGATATTCGAATCGATATGCGGGCATATGTCTCATCTTGCAGAGGTGGAGAATTTCAATTTGATATGGACAGGCTCAATGCAGGAAGATGCCCGTATGCGGCGGGAGCATATCAAATCTCTCGCTCAGAGATATATCACTCAGCAGCATATTGACGGGGTGTTTTTCTGTCCGCTTGAGCTTATAAGCGAGAAAGATCTGGTTAATCAGGAGATCGCAGATCTTTTCGAGAATGCGAATATCCCCATCGTACTTATGGACAGAGATATTTCGGCCTTTCCGGAAAGAAGCAGCTACGACCTTGTGAGCGTGGATAATTTCCGGCTCGCTTTTGTGCTTGCCAAGCATATGCTCAATCAGGGCTGCAGAACGCTTCGATTCCTCGCACGGCCGTACTCTGCTCCCTCGGTGAAGATGCGAATCTACGGCTTCAGGCAGGCTTTGCTGGAGGAAGGCATAAGCGCAGGCGATGAAAACATCATAATTGAAAATATAAGCAGCGAAGGCTTTGCCGAACGGCTTCTGGGAGGAACTGAGAAGCCTGGGATTCTATGTGCAAACGATACAACTGCCTCGGAATTGATGCATGTTTTAGAAAGAGGCGGCTGGAAAATCCCTCAGGATGTAAAGGTTGCGGGGGTGGATGATGTTCGGTATGCCAAGTTTTTGAGAGTGCCCCTTACAACATACCGACAGCCTGTAAAGGAGATTGCAAAGGAGGCAGTGGAGCTGATGCTCAGCCGAGTTCAGAAGCCCAACCAGTCTGCGAGAAAGGTGGTTTTGAGCGGGGAGCTTGTAGTGCGGGAATCAACTTACTGA